ACATTGTGTCAGAAGTCCAACCAAATCATCAggcagtgtaaatgtaaaacaaaaaaaaaaagcgaaaaaCGAAAGAGCAAAAATGTATGTTGcaaactcttttacatttcaatgtcgtATTTTCATTTGATATTAGGAAGgttttgtttaaacattttggCACAAATATGATTCCATAGAAACCATATATGAAATGTTGTGTTGCTACAGTGATGTGCCAATGCATTTGCAAATTTCACAGTAAAGGCTAAAATGATTAATCTTCTAAtctattgttttgtgtttatgacAGGTgataagatatttttttttaatggtgacCTTGCCTTGTCTTTTTAGGAACCTGTTCACCAGCGCTACAAGGAACTTCTAGCCAAACGATCAGAACTTCAGAAAAGAGTTGAAGAACTTAGGCGTGAGGTGGCTAATAAAGCAGCTTCCTTGACTTCAGAGAGGGCAGGATCTCCCACACGTTCCATAACACCTGTGCAGACATTTGTGTGATTGGATCCTGCTCCTAATGTCTTTGATGAAGGATAGGTTGCGTTGCAACCTCTAAGCCACAAGAAGGAATGCTGCTCTAACAGCAACTTCGCTTTGCACTCCATGGACATCTGGCTTGCAGGCTGCTTCACCCTGGCACCCCATCCAACTGATGCTACAGTGCCGGATGACCGTGGAAGAAAAAGCTTCTCATATCAGTAAGGCTTAAAGGGTTCTAAATCATCCAGTTAGAGGCTATTAATAGTATGTAGGTCTGAAGTAGACGCTGTACTAACGCACTTACTACAAGTGTTTTCAAGAAGTACTTTGAAGAGATGCATAACTATGTAGACAATGTTTCATAGACTTCATAAATATGTCTTATTAAACTGTACTGTACACTATACTTGACGACAAAGTTTCTTCTGCAAACTTCTATCATTCATTACAACAGGTGATCATGTAAAGACAATGCAACTGAATGTATCTGACTTTTGCACTGTGTTTAAGTGACTCCTAGGGATCACACATCATTGATTTAGTGTTCACATACGTGCACATACTTCCTCAGTCTACTGGCTATGTGGATTAAACTCATCTATTTCAGATAGAGATTTTAATAGTTTTGTATAGTTTATTTTAACAGCTCTAAAGATAGTTTAACTTTCATTGGAACATCTGCCTTAGTGACTGGATGTTAGATGTTAATGTCAATTGTTCTGGCAGGTTTTATATACAGAAGAGAGGATCTTCAGTGTATTTTCTTAATGTTATTACCTTAATGATATACATTACCATATAGATTTATGTTGAAGGTAGTAAGTCATTTAACTCTTAAACAAAACTAGCCATTGTGATGCTGCTCTAACCTCTTAATTCTAGTTATCTAGAGAGGTAGAAACACTGATGGGCTGGACATTTTCCTTGTTATTCTAACAACTAAATGCCTTATGCAGTAATGCTGGCTAACTTACTTGCATGTTCTCTTCTATGCAGTGGCTTATTAAAGTTGTCAAATGCTGCATTTCTCAGGCTGTCTTTTAGGCAGACTTTACTAAGTGCTTTCAAACATTCCTTTTACTGAATATGTTGACATGCACAGCAACATAAGCACTCTTAATCGTTCTTACTGGTAGTTGGTGAACAATAAGTGCAATACACTTCCACCCTTAACACATCTTATTGCTCATCTCTCCCCCAGCTATATTTACAACTTCAAATTTTATAAGACAGTAATTGCTATGTCTGCATATTCTGCATAGCACTTGGCTTGTGAACTGTTACACATGTACTGTTTATTATGATAGAATAATCATATATTAAAACAAGTCTGAAAAATCATCTAGTGAAGAATCAATGCTTTGTTCTTCTTTTGAAGCCTTGTGAGAATAAAGACTTGTAAGTTGTACCATGTTGAGGTCTGATTTCTTTTGCATTAGAGATATGGTATGTAAGgctgatgcacacacacgccaGTGTTTTATAGATTGGTACGTTAAAACTCCACACTGAATATTCAACGGCGTGACTAATTGCAACACGTACGTCAGTCGGAAAGCCAGGCCCATATTTAAAATGGTAAGAAGTCGCCGCCTCCTGATTGGTCAGGGGTATTCAAAAGCACGTTCCCGCCCACTAAGCCCGtttgctgattggctgctgtcTCTGTCCTTTGTAATTGGTCGCCGCTTCCGGGGCACGGCTGTGACGAGACCcgacaaaaaaacagaaaagagaaaaggagaaaggaaaataagagaagattacagacggaaaagtcttttaaaaaatacttcGGGCTCTTGCTGCCTTTGGGATATTTCACGTAGATGCAACGTGTAGTGTTAATGGGACGAGGACGGGGATCTTTAAATACCGGGACAatggggcttttttttatttttgaacgCGAGTTGTGTGCCATGCTAGCCGTGTAGCTGGCTAGCTGGCGGCGTGATATTAGCCctagctgttttctttttttcatcccGTACTGTGGCGGCTGGAGCTGTCTAGACGAGAGGCCGTCTCGGGTGGCAGTCGAACGTTAcgtagtttattttttttttcagtcttatCATTTTGTACGGCCTCGTTCAGTCGAGGATGGCAACGTCGGCCCTCTACGCGTGTACTAAATGTAACCAGCGGTATCCGTTCGAGGAGCTTTCCCAGGGACAACAACTGTGCAAGGTGTGGATCTCAGTGCTGCGTGGCTTTGGGGGACCTGCAGACATGTGGCGGAGAGCCACGGGTTCGGCGTGGTCTTTGGCACGTCAGCCCGTCCTCTGTAGAAGACGGGGACTTTTATCTGGTTATGTAACGATGGCTTTTGTTAACCGCAAATAGACAACTCCCGTAGCCGGCTAAGCTAATGCTAGCGCGCTAACGCGTACGGCGGATGCAAGCAGGGTGCTGGCCGGGTCGCCCCGTTTTCACCCCCGCTGCACCCCTGTTTACGTGGCGATGAATGCCGCTGAGGTCTGTTTAAAATTTCTGGGGCCTTTTCATTTACCGAACTGACGTGCGATGATGTGATCCGTGCCGTGTTCGCGTCTTCTTTTGTGAAACGAGTGTTAAAAGAGTGAATTGTATTTTTCTTGGATGCAGGAGTGCAGAATCGCACACCCTATAGTGAAGTGTACATACTGCAGGTCGGAATTCCAGCAGGAGAGGTGGGTCACGTACCAGGAGagccacatttaaatgtttgtttaaaatgcccACGGTTCACTGTTTCATGCCCTTCCTTTGCAGCAAAACAAACACGATCTGCAAGAAGTGTGCTCAGAATGTGAAACAGTTTGGGACGGTAGGTTCcatactgtacacacaaacTTTTCAATGCGCCTGCTACTCGAAGAGGCGTGAAAATCTGTGCACTGCGCAATACCTGAATGCTCATGGTCACTCTGTGTGTTTCAGCCCAAACCGTGTCAGTACTGTAACATCATTGCTGCGTTCATTGGGACTAAGTGTCAGCGCTGCACAAACTCTGAGAAGAAGTATGGTCCTCCTCAGACCTGTGAGCAGTGCAAACAGCAGTGTGCCTTTGACAGAAAAGAGGAAGGGCGGCGAAAGGTAATTTTCGAGACAGGACCGctcagaaggagaagaaaaaaaacattatacattACATGCTGCATCTGTAAGTGTTACCCAGTATATATATAGAATTTGTTTTTCCACTATAGGTTGATGGGAAGCTCCTTTGTTGGCTGTGTACTCTGTCGTATCGCCGGGTTCTTCAGAAGACTAAAGAGCAGCGCAAAGGTCTTGGTCCCTCTCACTCCAACTCTTCATCGCTTAGTGAAAAAGAGCACCAGAGAcagcaccaccatcaccaccaacatCGTCACAGCACGTCTCACCACAAGTAAGTTGAAACCTCCCTCATCTCATAAACCCTCatcttatatgtgtgtgttatctcacacatttattttagcCATTCGTTAATAAAGCCTGCTTGAACTGGCTTCAGGAACACACATTCATGAATGCACTCTTTCAGCCCATTGAGCATTAGGTACAGTTTATTCTGTACTCTACAATCGTACCAAGGGGatcttgagacaatcctgtcctCATTGTGCAATATCTGCTGCTTTCAGAGTATTTGGTCCATGAAATTTTGCAATGAGCGCCGCTAGGTAATGGAGCTTGTGGTGGGTGAAAGTACCATTGTCAAATCTCAAGCTTACACCATCTGTACATTGTGAATGGAACaaattgtgttggtgtgttttttttttgtttttttttgttctgtcccACTCttcagtgtgtttttgtgtttgcgtgtgtttcTCTGTTTGACTGTCTCTTTGGGGGGGGTGTATGTGCTTGTGTATCTTTCAGGCTTAGTGGTAGCCTGAGTCCTGAGCAAGAACAGGGACTCTGGAAGCAGAGGTGAGAAGAATTAGGGTTCTTCGTATGAAAACTCATGACCATACAGTTTAGTTTTTCATACCATGCTACACTAAGACTCCATACAGGGTAAGGCCACAGActgttttcatatttatatgtgGCAAAAGCCATTTGAAGAATTCAGGAAAAACTCCTCGTAGGTAAATAACAGTAGGTGGCGATAGTGTTGTGTGTTGCTGAGCTTTTCTCAAGCCATTTTCTTGGttagttttttttagatgatTTTTGTAGTGAATGAACATGGAATTGTGTGACTGGTGTTGCATGCATTTTTTCCAGTTGACTTTTTGCTTATTTTATGATAGTAGGGGGAGTAGGTAGGTTTCATTTGAGAATAGACTGCTGATTTAGTCCTCTGGACTCATGTAACCAATGGAGGTGTGTCtcattgacaatcactttctctcCACAGCCATAAGTCCTCCTCCATTCAGAAAGAAACTCCAAAGAAGAAACCAAAACTGGAGGTCAAGCCATCAAATGGAGACAGGTACCGCAGTGTGGGTGGGTGTAAAATCACAGGTTCTTCATAATGCTGCACTCACATGCATGTGCTGTAGACGTCACTGGAAACTCACTCACTTTGAGTTGGGTGGTGTGGGCCTGTTGCTTTGAGAATGGCCACTGTCCAGGTGCCAGTCAATCAGATCTGGTTATGTCTGTATAGAGTAAGCACTGACCAAGAGCTGGCAAGACAGTGAATGCGTTAATGTCCATCGCACCGTTTGCCACAGCACGTACATGTGAGTGCAGGCTAAAACACCATTTCTCTGGAGAAGGTGCCTGTGTTTCGGAAATTACTGATGTTTACTGAACACATAAGTTATTGTAACTTTTATTTCCCTTTCTTCAGCAGTTCTATTGCACAATCAATGGATTCTGGAGGAACTGACAACTTCATACTGATCAGTCAACTTAAAGAGGAAGTCATGTCACTAAAAAGACTCTTGCAGCAAAGAGACCAGACCATCTTAGATAAGGACAGAAAGGTAATGTTGTGATATTCTGTATCCTGGACGTTataatttcttttaaattcATGCTTCTTAAGCTCTCAAATAATCACTATCAGTCGTGTGCTCAtgttttgctcatttttttgTGGGTCTGCAGTTGACTGAGCTGAAGGCTGATTTTCAGTACCAGGAATCCAACATGAGGGTGAAGATGAACAACATGGAGAAGGCGCATAAAGAGGCCATGGAGCAGCAACAGGTCTGTCATTTAACTGTTAATGTCTGTTCTGGGTGGTAAAATGTACCCTCCatgccatttacatttgcggcatttggcagacacccatatccagagcaacttacaacgtgctttcaagttaccatcgatgaagagatcaattcctgttcactaggacccccaactatgaatacaatctttttattcactctgttgtagattctgtacacatgttcaacaataagaaagttacaagttaatcgaaatattctttaaagaggaaggtcttgagctgtcgtttgaaggtgctcagtgactgagctgttctgacctcgaggagaagttcattccaccaccgaggggccaagatggggaagagtctagatgaatgttttccttttaccttcagagatggaggaaccaggcgagcagtactggaggcatGCCGGTATGATCTATTAACGTCTGAATTTCTTTTTAACAGGCGAAAAACCGAGAGCTGATGAAGCAGGTTGCAGCACTCTCTAAGGGAAAAAAGTTTGACCGGTCAGGAAGTTCGCTGCTGTTGCCATAACGACGGGCCTGTGGCATGGAGCAGGTCTTCGCTGTACTGTCACTGGAGCCACTCCTccatgctattttttttttttctccattcacTTTTCAGAAAGACACAAGCTTCTGTGGCTTTTTAAATGTCGTTTTTAAGAACAttataaatgacttttttttttttttttttttttttacttatactGTCGGACCACCATAGACAGAGTGGACTGGACCCCCAACTACAGCATAGGCTCAttcgttttttaatttttacagcaAACATTCACACTTTTAAGTGTTTGGCGACGTATTTATTCGATTTTGTGTTGTCATtacatatgcaaaaaaaaatttttgcaGTTATTTTCAGCCGTTATTATATACTCTCATAGACTGAAACCCATTAATGGGTTATATTTGAAAGTGGAACTCTGCTGCCCagcccaaaacatttttatgcaaGGACCGATTGCAAAGAGAGACTTCGACCTGTCTTGGGCCATTGAGCAGCAATGAAACAAACCTGGGTCCTTCAGCTGAGAGAGTTTCCTCCTCCAGCCTTCAGcaattttttcacttttttttttttttttctgtcgtgGAACGGTTGTATAACTGCATGATTCCCGTACGGTAttgtacttttaaaaatgattattacaaTGATAATTCTctttggttttattaaaaaaaacattatccaCATGTTGAATTTATTGGTCAACAGTGAGCAGccttatgtattttaaaatgttgggtTTTAGTGTCTTCACTGCCAGGTAGGGTCTATGAACAttttctccccccctctctGTTTGCTTTTAATCATGTGCTGCTTTCATTGTCTGTCTGAAAACCCAcctttgttttaaaatgacacatttttctCTTATCTTCTCTTgctcatttctcttttcttttgaaaattgtttttcatgtcttttttttttattattattttttgtatcaTTTCAATTACAGGGGTATTAAATCTTATAAATGACCTGccttttctgtctgtgtttggttCCAGGACTTATTCAGCCCATTTGTAGAAGTCTCTTTACGATAGTCTGAGGGGGCTGAGATGTTTGTTCATAACAGATTGGTGACAAAACCTCAAAAGTAAAGGCCTGATTCTTGCATGCAACCACGCCCCTGGTTGAAATATACAAACTAAAATAAGTCGTTTATTCTTGAATGTTTCCTACTATTGTGTTGGTCTTTCCAGTCTGCTGCTAAAGTTGAAAATACAGCGGCCTGCATTTTATGTGGAGCTTCAACAGGTACCTACATTTACTGACCATATCAGTGTTTGAACAGTTGTGAAGATCAAATGGCTGGTTTCTCGAttggattatatgaacaaatgtttaaaacattcaatCAGTTCAGTGGCTGGCAGCCTGTCACAACCATCTGAGTCAGCCAGCTCGCACAATGACTGATTCAGGAAGGCAAACAGCACCTTACAAATGCTGCTGAAAACATGCAGTGGGGAATATTATTATGTTCTAATAGCTTTATGTGATGAACTAGCCATTGTGAAAAGGGGTAAGCCCTGGTCATGAGCgttttatttgctgtttgtcAAGTTCTaaagtgtgtagtgattgtcacatgtgatacacagcagcacagcacacggtgcacacagtgaaatttgtcctctgcatttaacccatcaccctgagtgagcagtgggcagccatgaccagcgcccggggagcagtgtgtggggacggtgctttgctcagtggcacctcagtggtaccttggcggatcgggattcgaaccagcaaccttctgattacgggggcgcttccttaaccgctaggccaccactgccccaagcatGTCAGGTGAAGAACACAACAGCCAGATTCAGttgtttacatttgcagcatttatcctGTGCGACTTAAAATCCCTCTGGAGACGCTCAGAgttcagggatacaatggtagtaagtggggttccaacctggggccttctggttcattacccattaggctactaccaccagtcaAATAAATTCAATGGTGCATATTGTAGTACAACTTCAAAATATCTCTCGGCCGGTTGTGGATAGCCGAGTCTCCTGTGCAATTTATTATGGTTGGACTGCGTCATCTGGGTTTTCAGAAATGTTAAAAGCCGACCTGTAATTATAGATGGCAGAGGGCAAGAATACATTTTCAGAGACACCGCCGTACAAGACCTGTTTGTTCTGTGTGCAGCCCAGTTAAAACGGGCCTAAGCCTCTGGGCAGTTTTCCAGAACTCGGGTACAAGGGGTGATGTTGGATGACCACCGCACTAGTTAAAGCAGCGAAGCGAAAGAGAATAGCAGTTCAGAGCATtgaaaaagcaacataaaaaatgaacagaatcagAACGTACTTTCAAATTTTCTTATGACCAAATGGAGTCTGCTGTGCCCTCACGATATAAACTGTGATTCTGAGATATTTCTAGTAGTAGTAAATGGCTAAAAAGGCATACTTTCTCAGAATTAAATTTGAAAAACATAAGTTTATTCTGcacaaaaatatgtatttgggGCTTATCACAATACTCATGTTTCCATGCTGCAATATGTTTTCATTCATGATTAATATAATGCCCATCCCTATTCGTTTTATGTGTCTGGTCATGTTCCCAGCCGCTCAGACGCGACCTGTAAATACATGCAGAACATTGTCCCTTTCTAATCCGCATCACGAGGGCTGTAACGTTGTGCAAGTTCTCAGTGCTTTTGGCTTTAATGAGGGAAATTAAAGGTTACTGGCCAACTGTTCTGTGGGTCCAGCTCCAAAACTTGGCTTTTCAGTCATGCCACAAGAACCAGAGAAGCAGTATGGTTTTCGATCATGTGAtctaaaaacatacaaataatttACAGAATAACTGGCAGCTATTAGGGATTAAGGTTCATACCAATACAAATataattacccccccccccccccccccccccccccccatccttaGGCATAATCAAATGGACATTCGAAGGATGTCCTTATCCTTTCATCTGACAACACTTCAGCATGTTGAAAGAGACTTTGAACTCGCCAggagaaattattttattaacaagcTTTGTATTTGGCCAGATTATGCAATTGCTCCATAAAGCTGACACTGTGCATCTTAAGAAACAGAGATGGCGGCGTACCGGATCTGCTGATGGTCCAAAGTCTAAAGAGGTGCTTACGGTTTTTGCTGTAAGTCTCTGTTGACGAGGGTGCTAAATGCATAAAACGCTCCTTTTCACAGACTTAATCGGAATACAGGCAGACTGGGGTCATCAGGTGGTGTCGAGTCTGTGTGCAGTGGGGTCATTCATTTCTTCAGAATCCATTTTCACGGGCTACCATTTATCACAACTCTGCCACATTCCTTTAGAACAGTAATTaaatatgtgtataaatgtaaagaATATAGGACTACAGAACTTTAGTCGCAAAAAATTGTACAGATTGCATCCTCtcgcatttatttgtttgtttacttatgcaacacatgcacatatttgacatttttggcCCTTATAGAATACACATGGCTGGAGTGAAATGAGAATGAAGGCCTTTGTGTTGATGTTTGCAGCGCTTTGATCATGTGGAGTTTGACCTATGATTTAATCAGTCTTCATGATCCTGCACAGACAAGGGCAAGGAGCTAAGTGCATGTTGTTGGTCGACCCAGAGTTGCAGAAAGTTCGTCCACGTTGAAAACTAGGCAGAACGTGTTCTCATTCCATTTCCGTTTTTTAAACCCATGTGCTCCACACATCTAGGCCACCAAGTCTTATCATCAGACAAATAGCCTGTTTATTCCCTTATAACAACACTTATTGAAGAAATGCAAGCCGCGGTCAGTGTTTACTGGGCAAAGGTTAAACCCCACAACGATATCCAGGATGCTGTAGATCTGCATGTGTCTGAGTGTGACCATGGAGGCAGAGATAGCCTGCGTGCGTCACAGGAAAACTGCAGGGCCACGCAAGGCTACCATCACAGGGATGTAATCTCCATGTTTTAAGTAAAAATGGAGGgcaggcaaataaataaaactccaTGATTTGCTTGTCCTATCACTTCTAGTCCATGTAATTAAAGACACGTTTCTAAACAATCAGGAAATTCATTGGCAATATTTTTGCTCCTATATGAACACTTTCAGATTTAATTGCATAATGTTCATGCTTTCCTGTTCCCTCCAGCAGGGATATCATTACAATGGTAATGGTCTCCTGAAAGGATTTGATAGAATACAATTGCCTTATTTGATAACAATGGCACTTTAGCTTTTCTGGATCATTAACCCAGCCCACTTAATGGCTCCCCCAGTTCATAGACAGACGTACTGTTGGAATACACAGCCACCGTGTACACTGGACACTGTTGgactgatgttctttttctcattAACTTCAGTGCTGCAAGATAACCCTGCAAAATATCACAGGTCTCCTGCTCACTTTTAATTTTAAAGATAGAATCTGTTTGATAATTTCCAATTATGGTGGACAAACCCAAAAGTTTATTAGCAGAACATCAAGTATACTTTAATTacgtttatttctttttaaaaaggttaATTGCTAATACATACAGTAAAGGTTGAATGTACAttattctataaataaaataaatattttttaaaggtccATGGCGAAAATAATCACTTCAATTTAAGACATGAAGGTGTTGATTAAATGCTCGGTTTATCTCCCATCGTTATCATAATACGATTGATTATGGGCGTGTCCGTCAATACACCGTACGGGTGGGGCGGGGCCTTCAACACGCTGTGTCGCTGCGCCGtgtgagggggcgtggccttcaACACGCTGTGTCGCTGCGCCgtgggagggggcgtggccttcaACCCGCTGTGTCGCTGCGCCgtgggagggggcgtggccttcaACACGCTGTGTTGCTGCGCCgtgggagggggcgtggccttcaACACGCTGTGTCGCTGCGCCgtgggagggggcgtggccttcaACACGCTGTGTCGCTGCGCTgtgggagggggcgtggccttcaACACGCTGTGTCGCTGCGCTgtgggagggggcgtggccccGGCGGCGGCCCGACTCTGGTCCTGCCTCAACCCCCGAGCGAGCAGGGGATTTGCCCGGACAGCGCCTGCGAGCAGGGGAGGCTGAGCGTCCGCAACCAACTCTCCCGGAGCGGCCTCACGACTCACCCGCATCGCCCTCCACGCCAGCGAGGGACCGACGGAGCCTCTACA
The window above is part of the Denticeps clupeoides chromosome 6, fDenClu1.1, whole genome shotgun sequence genome. Proteins encoded here:
- the fam76b gene encoding protein FAM76B isoform X1, which gives rise to MATSALYACTKCNQRYPFEELSQGQQLCKECRIAHPIVKCTYCRSEFQQESKTNTICKKCAQNVKQFGTPKPCQYCNIIAAFIGTKCQRCTNSEKKYGPPQTCEQCKQQCAFDRKEEGRRKVDGKLLCWLCTLSYRRVLQKTKEQRKGLGPSHSNSSSLSEKEHQRQHHHHHQHRHSTSHHKLSGSLSPEQEQGLWKQSHKSSSIQKETPKKKPKLEVKPSNGDSSSIAQSMDSGGTDNFILISQLKEEVMSLKRLLQQRDQTILDKDRKLTELKADFQYQESNMRVKMNNMEKAHKEAMEQQQAKNRELMKQVAALSKGKKFDRSGSSLLLP
- the fam76b gene encoding protein FAM76B isoform X2, whose translation is MATSALYACTKCNQRYPFEELSQGQQLCKECRIAHPIVKCTYCRSEFQQESKTNTICKKCAQNVKQFGTPKPCQYCNIIAAFIGTKCQRCTNSEKKYGPPQTCEQCKQQCAFDRKEEGRRKVDGKLLCWLCTLSYRRVLQKTKEQRKGLGPSHSNSSSLSEKEHQRQHHHHHQHRHSTSHHKLSGSLSPEQEQGLWKQSHKSSSIQKETPKKKPKLEVKPSNGDSSIAQSMDSGGTDNFILISQLKEEVMSLKRLLQQRDQTILDKDRKLTELKADFQYQESNMRVKMNNMEKAHKEAMEQQQAKNRELMKQVAALSKGKKFDRSGSSLLLP